One genomic segment of Rubeoparvulum massiliense includes these proteins:
- a CDS encoding FeoA family protein → MSIAELKVGEIGQVIDVAQLDESFRRRLADMGLNQGKRVKIQQKLPFAGPCILECEGIQLGLRHDDAQRIKVRVD, encoded by the coding sequence ATGAGTATTGCAGAATTAAAGGTAGGCGAAATCGGACAAGTGATCGATGTGGCACAATTGGATGAAAGCTTCCGCCGTCGTCTCGCTGATATGGGGTTAAATCAAGGGAAACGCGTTAAGATCCAACAAAAGCTTCCATTTGCTGGCCCTTGCATTCTTGAATGCGAGGGGATCCAATTGGGATTACGTCATGATGATGCCCAACGAATCAAGGTTCGGGTTGATTAG